A stretch of the Coriobacteriia bacterium genome encodes the following:
- a CDS encoding ABC transporter ATP-binding protein — MTSEGAPALALEVRDLSRAFGARKALDGVSLDLPVGAFLSIFGPNGAGKTTLVKVLTTLMPPSSGSVKVLGADVVTDAVGLRSRIGLISHNPLLYPDLTAEENLLFFAQMYGLSQPESRVDELLRDVELDHRRLDVVSSFSRGMLQRLSIARALLHRPEILFLDEPYSGLDPHAVDILDGLIAEVRTHHTFVMVSHDLAKGLELCTHALILAKGSVVLFERTEDLDPDAFAATYRSVVGMGVA; from the coding sequence ATGACGTCCGAGGGGGCGCCCGCGCTCGCTCTCGAGGTCCGGGACCTGTCCCGGGCGTTCGGAGCGCGCAAGGCGCTCGACGGGGTCTCGCTCGACCTGCCGGTCGGCGCGTTCCTCTCCATCTTCGGGCCGAACGGCGCGGGTAAGACGACGCTCGTCAAGGTGCTCACCACGCTCATGCCGCCCAGTTCGGGGTCGGTCAAGGTGCTCGGCGCGGACGTCGTGACCGACGCGGTCGGGCTGAGGAGCCGGATCGGGCTCATCAGCCACAACCCGCTGCTCTACCCCGACCTCACCGCCGAGGAGAACCTGCTGTTCTTCGCGCAGATGTACGGTCTTTCCCAGCCGGAGTCGCGCGTCGACGAGCTGCTGCGCGACGTCGAGCTCGACCATCGCCGCCTCGACGTCGTGAGCTCGTTCTCGCGGGGCATGCTCCAGCGCCTCTCCATCGCTCGCGCGCTGCTGCACCGGCCGGAGATCCTCTTCCTCGACGAGCCGTACTCTGGTCTCGACCCTCACGCCGTGGACATCCTCGACGGGCTCATCGCCGAGGTGCGCACACACCATACGTTCGTCATGGTCAGCCACGACCTCGCGAAGGGTCTCGAGCTGTGCACGCACGCGCTGATCCTCGCGAAGGGCTCGGTCGTGCTCTTCGAGCGCACCGAGGACCTCGACCCGGATGCGTTCGCCGCGACGTACCGCTCGGTCGTCGGGATGGGGGTGGCCTGA